The Oceanithermus desulfurans genome has a window encoding:
- a CDS encoding DUF1800 domain-containing protein — translation MSLSQKDTHLLLRLGFLPTGWAARRLSELGREAFVEEQLHPERLPEDPEVDRGLEALKLLELHPRELARLEGGEERAYYRLLQRHLLLHSRSRRRLAARLEAFWVNHFYVPAEAAGFWLAHYHRSLGRHALGRFRDLLFVSARHPAMLVYLNADGNVKEHPNENYARELLELHTLGVDGGYSERDVKEAARALTGWTTHPRSEDGYYFNGDEHDDGPKRILGHAFPAGRGIADGLQLLDLAARHPATAGFVARKLAQWFVSDDPPAGLVERLAAVFRRERGRIRPVLRELFGAPEFYAAAGRRLRTPLEILTAAMEATGTVFTDEWRLRDTLNRLGQPYLGWKTPDGYPTHARAWSGTSGLLARWQVALELTQEADGDPDGGWGLLAQLERRTPAAATVGAWVRAAALEVWGHEPAPDRLAALVDYASDGAGADRALTPTLAGRKRAGLFALLLSAPEFQWI, via the coding sequence GTGAGCCTGAGCCAAAAAGACACCCACCTGCTGTTGCGCCTGGGGTTCTTGCCCACCGGCTGGGCGGCCCGGCGGCTGAGCGAGCTGGGCCGGGAAGCCTTCGTCGAAGAGCAGCTGCACCCCGAACGGCTGCCCGAAGACCCGGAGGTGGACCGTGGCCTCGAGGCGCTGAAGCTGCTGGAGCTTCATCCTCGCGAGCTGGCGCGGCTCGAGGGCGGCGAGGAACGGGCCTACTACCGGCTGCTGCAGCGCCACCTGCTCCTCCACAGCCGCTCGCGGCGGCGGCTGGCGGCGCGGCTGGAAGCCTTTTGGGTCAACCACTTCTACGTGCCCGCCGAAGCCGCCGGGTTCTGGCTGGCCCACTACCACCGCAGCCTCGGGCGCCACGCCCTGGGCCGCTTCCGCGACCTGCTCTTCGTCAGCGCCCGCCACCCGGCGATGCTCGTCTACCTGAACGCCGACGGCAACGTCAAGGAACACCCCAACGAGAACTACGCCCGCGAGCTGCTGGAGCTGCACACCCTGGGGGTGGACGGCGGCTACAGCGAGCGCGACGTCAAGGAGGCGGCCCGCGCCCTCACCGGCTGGACCACCCACCCGCGCAGCGAAGACGGCTATTACTTCAACGGCGACGAGCACGACGACGGCCCTAAGCGTATCCTCGGCCACGCCTTTCCCGCCGGCCGGGGCATCGCCGACGGGCTGCAACTGCTCGACCTGGCAGCCCGACACCCCGCCACCGCCGGCTTCGTCGCCCGCAAGCTGGCGCAGTGGTTCGTGAGCGACGACCCGCCCGCGGGCCTGGTCGAGCGGCTGGCCGCCGTCTTCCGGCGCGAGCGCGGAAGGATCCGGCCCGTGCTGCGCGAGCTCTTCGGCGCCCCCGAGTTCTACGCCGCCGCCGGCCGGCGCCTGCGCACGCCGCTCGAGATCCTGACCGCCGCCATGGAAGCGACGGGTACCGTCTTCACCGACGAGTGGCGGCTGCGCGACACCCTGAACCGCCTCGGCCAGCCCTACCTGGGCTGGAAGACGCCCGACGGCTACCCCACGCACGCCCGCGCCTGGTCGGGGACCTCGGGGCTGCTGGCCCGCTGGCAGGTGGCGCTCGAGCTGACCCAGGAGGCCGACGGCGATCCCGATGGGGGCTGGGGACTGCTCGCGCAGCTGGAGAGGCGCACGCCCGCGGCCGCCACCGTAGGGGCCTGGGTGCGTGCCGCCGCCCTGGAGGTCTGGGGGCACGAGCCCGCACCCGACCGGCTGGCGGCGCTGGTGGACTACGCCTCCGACGGGGCCGGCGCGGACCGCGCGCTCACCCCCACCCTCGCGGGGCGCAAGCGCGCCGGCCTTTTCGCCCTGCTGCTCTCGGCGCCGGAGTTTCAGTGGATCTGA